Genomic DNA from Vreelandella subglaciescola:
CCGCCTTGTAGCGAGCGGCGCCACCAGCTACCGCTTCATCAACGTCTTGTAGCAGCCTTGTACGTTCGCTCAACGGCGTCAGTTGTCCTCGTTGTCCGGGTCTTCGCCGTACAAGGCTTCGAGCTTTTTTGACAGCACCAGTAACGAGGTCGTCTCCGCCAAGGCCCGGTCTTTACGGCGAACCTCCGACGTCAGCTTCTTGATCGTCTGGCGGTCTTCTTTACGCTGTTTTTGGGCCGTTTTTTCCTGATCTTCGTGCCGATCGGCGCCTTGGAGGCAGGCGTCTTTCCAGCGCTGCACCTGCTCAGGATATACGCCCTTTTCCCGGCAATAGGCGCCAAGCTCGGTCTCCGACAGGGGAGCTGTTTCAATCACCACGGCCAGCTTGGCATCAGCCGACCATTCGTCTCCGGTCTTACGCTTGCCTGGCACAGGCACTCCTTGTTGTCGGCATGTTTTCAGCCAACCATACAGGGTTGCGTTCGCTATGCCTTCCTCGGCGGCGACCGACGCCACACTACGGTTTTCTGGCGGTAATAGTTTCTTCAGCACCGCGGCTTTACGTTCCTTGGAATAACGTGGCATGAACCATCCTATGCCGCCCATTCTGATGTTAATTTAGGCGAAATCGCCAGCTGGACAACTAGGCTGACAGAGGGGGATTTGGCATCATTCCAGATCTGTCTTCGTTATAATTTTTATAGAAAAGGCTTTAGTTCAGAGCAGAATAAAAAAATGCCCATGAGCAAGGTCCTTAAAAACATTACGAAAACAAATCGCGAATAATTCTGAATGATATGGATTACAAAAACAACGTAAAACAGCGTTTTATAATAATAATTTGATCTTGATCAAAAAACACACTTACTCTAACGCGTCAATTTGCATATCGTCTGACCGGCGCTGCATAAACCAGTGGGTCGCGCCGAGCACCGGCTCGGTGGCGACGGTAGTAAAGCCAAACCACTCATAAAGCCTGACGTTTTCCTGCCGGTCGGTTTCCAGATAGCCGGCGAGTTGACGCTTATCCAGCTCATCGCACAGGCATTGCAGCAGCGCGCTGCCGATGCCCTGGCCCTGCCACTTCGGCGCCACCGCCAGCGGGCCTAAGTGGCCGTGGCGGGGCATTTTTGCGTCGCGTTGTTTCCAGATACGCGTCCAGCGATACAGGTTCCACAACACGTGCCACAGGCCAACCGGGCCGCAGATCAAAAACAGCGCCGGCAAGGTGCAAAGCTTATCCTTCAGCGCCGGCTGGCATTGGCCGGGCAGGGAAAAGCCGGAAACGCCCACCAGCTTATCTTCGATAAACGCGCCAAACACAACGCCCTCTTGGGCCTGACGGCGCATAAAGGGCGCAAACATGGCGACAAGCGCTTGCCGGCGGCGCTCGGGATTGTTGCCAAAGGCGCAAACGTGAGTGGGATTATCACGCATGCCCTGCCCCAGCAGTGCGCTGGCGGCGGGCATCTCCGAAACGCTCAGGCGGCGAAGACTATACGGCGACGACGGGTTAAACGGTGCTGAAGCCAGCATCTCTCCTCCTTTCTGACGCTAGTGGGTGGCCAAAAGTGTGGAAAGGAGGTAGATATAAGCCAGGTGCGAGCATCAAAAGTACAGCGTGCCGGTCAGGCTGGCGCTACGTTCAGCACCGGGTACTTCGCCGTAGGCGTCATAAGAGGTATCCAGCAGGTTCTGACACTCCCCGCCCGCCGCGCTAAGCGCTTTGGGCGAGGGTTCTTGGGTTGCCCCGAGAACCTTCCTGCTTCAACACGCCTTCACTAGACAGTGGCTACGCCGCTGCCCCCGATCCAGTCGCTCCACAGGCTAACCCCGCCAGCCCGGCGGTTCGGATATTGTTGGCTGCGTTAATGTCGCGGTCGATGGCCTGGCCACAGCCCTCGCAGTGCCAGTGGCGCTGCGATAGCGGTAGCTTTTTAACCTTGTGCCCGCAGCCGTGGCACATCTTGCTGCTCGGCAGCCACTGGCTCACTTGCACCAGTTGCCGGCCTGCCCATTCGGCTTTGTAGGTGAGCTGGCGCACAAACTCGCCCCAGCCCGCATCGCTGATGGCCTTGGCCAGCGCCCTGTTTTTTATCATGCCGGTGATGTTCAGCGTCTCAACGCAAATAACTTGGTTTTCGTTAATGAGCGTTCGAGTCGCTTTATGGATGGCATCGCGGCGGCAGTCGGCAATACGGGCATGGAGCCGCGCCACTTTTTGGCGCAGCTTATGGCGATTGTTCGAGCCCTTTGTCTTCTTGGCCAGGCGGCGTTGTAGGTACGCCAGCTTCGCTTCATAGCGTTTTAGATGACGAGGATTGCCGGACTTCTGGCCGTCCTGGGTGATGAACAGATCGGTCAGCCCCAGATCAATACCCACGGTGTTGGGTATGATCGGTAGCGCCTTGGGCGTGAACTCGCACAGGCAACTGATGAAATAGCGACCGGCGCGATCTCGTGAAAGGGTGATGCTGGAAGGCGCGCTGACTAACGGGCGGCTCCAGCGGATCGGCAGCGGCACCTTTGTCTTGGCAATGGTGATTTCGCCGTCCCGATAACGAAAGGCGGCTTTCGTCAACCGGATCGACTGGCGGCCATCCTTGCACTTAAAGCGCGGATAGCGTGCCTTGAGCTTGGGGTTGAAGAAATTATCGAACGCGGCTTTTTGATCGCGCAGCGTTTGTTGCAGGATCACGCTGGAAACGTCTTTCAACCAGGGGTGTTCGGCTTTTAGAGCGACCAGCCGTTTTTCCGCTACCGAATGCGATACGGATTCGTCCCGCTGCTGATAAGCCTCGGTGCGATAATTCAGGGTGTTATTCCAGACAAACCGCGCACACCCGAACGACTGTGCAAGCAGCAAAGCCTGCTCGGGGGTGGGATAAAATCGTTCTTTGTAGGCGCGCTTTGTCATACTGTATATTTATCAGGTATTGATGGTCATATCAAGACAAGCACCGCGTTGCGGTGCGCCCTTATATCACCGCCCGCATTGGGCGATGCTTTACGGGCGATTTGGTAAAGGTCGAGCCCCAGGTCAAAGTGCTCGCTGTGCCCCAGGCCCAGCCGGGCGTTGAGCGTGCCGTAGCCCGACGCGCGTGAGGTCAGTTCGCCGTCGGCGTTGCGCAGCTTGGCACCGCTTTCACCGCGCAGATACAGGTCGGCATCAGCCATCAGGGTGTCAGACACCGGCCTTGCGTGGCGCACCCCGGCACGCCCGCTAAAACGTGGTGTACCGCTATCGGTGGTCGTCACCTGGCCGTAGTCCAGCTCACGCTCGAGCACGCTGCCCTTGGCATAAAGCGTCGTCGTATCCAACGTCGGCAGGGCGTACTCCGCCAGCAGTTCAAGCCCGGTGGTATTGGCCCGGTCGACGTTGATGAAGTGCCGCGGCGCGGGCCCCGGGCCAGCGGCGGGCAGGTCTTCCTCGCCGATGTAGTCTTTGGCGCGGGTGTGAAACAGCGTCGCATCCAGGGTGACCGGCCCGCCGCGATAGCGTGCGCCCAGCTCCAGCGTGTTGGCGCGCTCCGGCGATAAATCGGGATTGCCGTAAACGGCGGTGCCGCTGGCGCTGGTGGTTAAAAACAGCTGCTCCAGAGTCGGGTAGGAATAGCCCTGCGCCAGATTAGCGCGCAGCGACCAGTCATCACTCGGCCGATGAACCAGGCCAAGCGAGCCCAGCAGCCGTTCGTCGCTGTTGTCGGTGAGAGGCTTGTCGCTGCTGGCGTCAAGGTTTGCCTCCACCAGATACCCGCGCGCGCCCAGGTAGAGCGTGGTGGCATCACTCAGCGTCAGCGCCTGCTGGGCGTAGGCGGAGAACGTCTCGATATGAGCCTCGTCCTGAATCGACTTGGTCTGATGCTGCCCTTGAGGCGGCGGAAACGGCAGAAACACCCGGGAGGTCTTGTCGGCCTCCAGGCTGTCATGCTCGTACTCCACGCCCACCAGCGTCTTGCCCGGCGCGATCAGATCAAGCGTGGCCCGGGTATTCATGCCGTAGGTGATCTGGCGGTCATCGCTTTCGCTGCCGATGGCTCGGCCGGAGGCCATTTCGGCCTGGCTTTCAAAGCGCCGGTCCACGGTCTGGTAATACACACTGGCCTTGAGCTCGCCAAGCCATGGCGTCAGTTCCGTGCTTTCGTAAAACAGGCCGCTCTTGCGCAGATCGCGCTGGGGCAGGCTCACCGAGAAGTCGGTAAAGCCGGCCGGCGGCGGGCTGTAAACGTCGGCCTCAAGCCGATACTGGTCGGCCTTGAAAGCCAGATAGTGCTGCGCATTGAAGCGGTAGCCCAAGTGAGTCGAGAGCTGATCGTGAGCGTGGCCGGTATTGTCCAGCGTGCCGTCCGGCGTGCGGCGATCGCCCTCGTCGCCCACCCCGGCGGATACCCGCCAATCGACGTTTCCCCGTGCGCCCTGCAACGTGGCGCTGGTGCTGCCGCCCCGGGTGGCGCTGTGGCCGGTGGCCGTGACGCTGCCGGAGAACGGCGTATCGCCGCCGCGCCGGGTGATGATATTAACCACCCCACCGATAGCGTTCGAGCCGCTGAGTACCGACGACGGCCCGCGCACCACTTCGATGCGCTCGATAGTAGAAGGGTCCAGCAGCAGCGGCGCGCCTTTGGGGGAATGATCGGTAAGGGCGTGGCCGTCGATTTGCACGGTCACCCGCCGAGAGGATTCACCGCGCAGGGTAATACGCGGCATGCCCGGCGAGCCGTTGTCTTGGATCGTCAGCCCGGGCACGTCGCGCAGCAGCTCGGCGACGCTTGCGGAAGAGGCCCGCCCCAGGGCAGCGGCATCAACCGTGGAGACCGAGGCCGGGTTATCAAATACCGAGACCTGCTGCCCGGTGCCCAGCACCACCAGCGTATCCAGCGCCTCTGACTCGGCGGCCTGAACGCCGCCGACGCCCACCATCGATATGCCTGCCGCCAACAGCCAGCGCTTGTCCCTGTTATTGAGCATGTACCCTCCTGAACGCTCGCCGGCTATTGCACATCAACACCGGTATAACAGGCATGTAAAACGATTCTTCAGCGGGCCTCAAACACAAAAATGACGCGGGATGATCTGTATCAATCGGGGTGAATATTTACCACTGCATGAACTCCTGTCTTGCCCCAATCACCGTTTTCTCGTCACCGCGCTGGTGTTGCTGGGAATGGCAATGATCATGCTCGGGCTAAGGGATTCTTAAAGACATTATGGTATCCAAAATAGCCTAAAATAGGCTATAATAGACACCATAATAGCCAAAGGTGCACGATATGCCGCGTTTTCTCTTGCTTGATGATAGCGACGTGCAGCAGGCGTTTGCCGCCTATCTGCGCCGGCGGCGCGATGAAGAAGGCCTTTCCCGGGAAGCGCTGGCCAAGCGCAGCACCGTGCCTGCCTCTACGCTGAAGAAATTCGAGCTGACCGGGCAAATCTCGTTTCGCCAGCTACTGCTGCTCTGGCAG
This window encodes:
- a CDS encoding GNAT family N-acetyltransferase; the protein is MLASAPFNPSSPYSLRRLSVSEMPAASALLGQGMRDNPTHVCAFGNNPERRRQALVAMFAPFMRRQAQEGVVFGAFIEDKLVGVSGFSLPGQCQPALKDKLCTLPALFLICGPVGLWHVLWNLYRWTRIWKQRDAKMPRHGHLGPLAVAPKWQGQGIGSALLQCLCDELDKRQLAGYLETDRQENVRLYEWFGFTTVATEPVLGATHWFMQRRSDDMQIDALE
- a CDS encoding RNA-guided endonuclease InsQ/TnpB family protein — encoded protein: MTKRAYKERFYPTPEQALLLAQSFGCARFVWNNTLNYRTEAYQQRDESVSHSVAEKRLVALKAEHPWLKDVSSVILQQTLRDQKAAFDNFFNPKLKARYPRFKCKDGRQSIRLTKAAFRYRDGEITIAKTKVPLPIRWSRPLVSAPSSITLSRDRAGRYFISCLCEFTPKALPIIPNTVGIDLGLTDLFITQDGQKSGNPRHLKRYEAKLAYLQRRLAKKTKGSNNRHKLRQKVARLHARIADCRRDAIHKATRTLINENQVICVETLNITGMIKNRALAKAISDAGWGEFVRQLTYKAEWAGRQLVQVSQWLPSSKMCHGCGHKVKKLPLSQRHWHCEGCGQAIDRDINAANNIRTAGLAGLACGATGSGAAA
- a CDS encoding TonB-dependent receptor plug domain-containing protein gives rise to the protein MLNNRDKRWLLAAGISMVGVGGVQAAESEALDTLVVLGTGQQVSVFDNPASVSTVDAAALGRASSASVAELLRDVPGLTIQDNGSPGMPRITLRGESSRRVTVQIDGHALTDHSPKGAPLLLDPSTIERIEVVRGPSSVLSGSNAIGGVVNIITRRGGDTPFSGSVTATGHSATRGGSTSATLQGARGNVDWRVSAGVGDEGDRRTPDGTLDNTGHAHDQLSTHLGYRFNAQHYLAFKADQYRLEADVYSPPPAGFTDFSVSLPQRDLRKSGLFYESTELTPWLGELKASVYYQTVDRRFESQAEMASGRAIGSESDDRQITYGMNTRATLDLIAPGKTLVGVEYEHDSLEADKTSRVFLPFPPPQGQHQTKSIQDEAHIETFSAYAQQALTLSDATTLYLGARGYLVEANLDASSDKPLTDNSDERLLGSLGLVHRPSDDWSLRANLAQGYSYPTLEQLFLTTSASGTAVYGNPDLSPERANTLELGARYRGGPVTLDATLFHTRAKDYIGEEDLPAAGPGPAPRHFINVDRANTTGLELLAEYALPTLDTTTLYAKGSVLERELDYGQVTTTDSGTPRFSGRAGVRHARPVSDTLMADADLYLRGESGAKLRNADGELTSRASGYGTLNARLGLGHSEHFDLGLDLYQIARKASPNAGGDIRAHRNAVLVLI
- a CDS encoding helix-turn-helix domain-containing protein, with the translated sequence MPRFLLLDDSDVQQAFAAYLRRRRDEEGLSREALAKRSTVPASTLKKFELTGQISFRQLLLLWQCLDDLKRLYELTQTPEHDRSRQPASIEEVLKDGF